The nucleotide window ACCATTTTCCCCACGAGGTTAAATCAAATCCTCCCATTAGTCCCACTCGTCAAAAACACGCACTTGACCAGTTGACCTCACCAGTAAGTTGTGTGCCCTTATTTTAACGTCTTCTAATTTCCTAGACCTCTACCATAGAAGATAGAACTTTCATTGCACACCTTTGCAGATTCAAAGATCCTTCAGCTTGTATAGTTGTACGTGGAATCAAATTGTAAGGTAAATTTCCCAGAACTCTTATGCATGCATGTAATGATcgttctgatgatgaagatatgaaattctcttatttttcttttatgaagATATGATGAATACATGTTTACTGTCTAAGTGCAGCAACAGCAAGCAAATAtgtttctccttcttcttcttttcctctctctGGGTAGGTTTTCTTCCCAATATGGATTCATTCAAACGGATTTTCATTCCTTCTTCTCATCCTCTTAGTAAATGTCTTATTTGAAGTTTACCGCTTCGATTTTAGTTGGTCATCCTTCTCAGGAGCCACAGATCGGATATTCTGTGTTCTCATCTGAAATGGGTCGCTGCCTTGTGGTTGCGGCAGCAATGTCAGGGCGGATATGGGTTGCTTCGGTGCCGTGGATCTCATATGGGTCTTCGGTGCTCAAGGACCCACTCATTttcttcaaccaaaaaaaaaaaaaattataatatcatATATATTATAGGATATccgtattaattaagccaataagaCTTAtagttaaattttcaaaaacctcCAATTTACCCTTCTTTAATTATAGTCTAAAAATCTATAATTTAACACATGAAGGGTAAAAGAGTAAATATAACAGTAAACTGAATCGAAGAAATTACAGAAAAAAATCTTTTTGTTAGTTGGcagtttaaataaaaaaactgcttattaaacaaaaagttatttattttttttttaagttattcataatttcataaaaaataaacatttttttgataaattactaaaacaaactatttttttagaaatactaataaaaactcaaacaaaatattataaacacaaataaaatatataaaaaaaaaggccaaTTGATTAAGAGGCTTAGTTATAAATTAGGTGGGAAACCGAGAGGCTGGAGTTGGCGTTCTGGACGGAGAATAGCTAGCCGTAACTGtttattttgtcttctttttagggttttttttaaaaaaaaaaaggttttggtCAGGTTAAATGAGTTCCTAGCTACTAATATCTAGGATTTTGGGTCCTTGGTCTTGGGGTTGTGTCATTTTTATGGCACTATTCTCGGGGGCAATGTGTTATAATAATTTAGGTGCCTTATTGTTATCAGTCTGATGGTGAACTACCCGTGTCGCGTGGTCTAATTGTTTCACGACACTGTCAGAACAACGTGAAGCGGTTTTTCTTAATGTTTGTTGTGAGATTGTATCATGATTCTTGAGATTGGTAACTATCTTTGTGGAATGAGAAGATGAACATTGTAGTTGGTTAGAGATTGGCCATCACGACAAATGGATGTCACTGATAATGATACACCTGTAATTGAATTTTTTAATAGAAAAGAGAGTGGGGAAAACATTTCTTCTCATCCCCGTGTTTTGTAATCTTTGCTATGGTTGAATAAAAGTTCTTtcgttctaaaaaaaaataaaaataaaaaataaggaaaaagagagagaactaGCTACATGCAATGTAGAAAATGATCCAGATACTATGCACCGGTATGTCTTTTAAGAAGTATCCACTTAGCCACTGCTACAGTGCTACACTATAGTTTTGCATCCATCTCTTTAGGAAACCACAAACCTAACTATGTAAATGCTTTCttccaaaaataaaactacCTGAGTGTACAAAAATGGAGTTGGCTTTTTGTGGATTGCATGTATTACAGTTTTCAACTGCTACAATAGAATTTGAGTAAATTGACTCGCCTGCTAGGCTGCTAGCTAACTTGCACATGTTTTCCTAAGAGAAATTTCTACTCTATGTGTGTTCCATCTTTTGTAACTTTTATGTTAATTAATTTGCACACCTTTAAAGCTATATAGCAAAGGGTATCATGTCAGAGGATTTCCAGGAGGAACCTGCACATGAAGTAGAAGGGCCATTTGAAAGCAGGCTGCAGACATCTCATCCATTACCAGAAGGCCTGGGAGCACAAGTGATAGCTCTCTTCACGAGTACTTTTCGCGAACCAAAGAAGATAGATAATAAAATTCCACCAAAAGTACAAGCAACAACACCTGCTAAATGGGCTCAGAGTGCTCCAACTCAAGAACGTACAAATATATCTGGCGATGTACTAAGAAAAGATCAGAAGGATGTTACACATACTCCAGGTATTAAGTTTGAGCATATTATTCCAGTTTTGTTTCTGGAACCTTCTTGAAATTTTTGTGCGCTGACAACTTTTTTCTTTGCGCATGCTTACCCCAGAAAACAATGCCACAGCAACACCAAGTAAGCACCTCATTCAAACTTTATATCATTATCTATTCATAACTTTCATTTCCTCGTGGCATGTTCAAAGATAACAttttcaaaccaaaaaaaaaaaagacaacacTCAACATTTGTATTTTCTTGGTAGCTATCATAAACACCAACCTAGTTCCGTACGTGACACTACATCTTGCTGCTCTGAATGGTGACTGGATGACTGCTAGAAATTTCTTGCAATTACAGCCAGAAGCTGTGAGGGCTAAGATCACAAAGGGTTCAGAAACTGCTCTTCACATTGCAGCTGGGGCAAAACGTACACTTTTTGTTGAGGAGCTAGTAAAATGGATGACACCAAATGACCTTGAATTGAAGAATGATGTAGGAAACACCGCCCTTTATTTTGCTGCTGTATCTGGTATCAAAAGGATTGCTGAGGTAATGGTGGATATTAACCCAAGATTACCTCAGATCCGAGGTACTAAAGATCTAACACCTCTTCATATGGCTACATTGCTAGGCCACAAAGAAATTGTATGGTATCTATACGACAAGACAATTTTGACAGAACAAGATTACATAGGGCTTCTTATTTCTGCCATAACGGCAGATCTTTATGGTAAGCATAGAAAATTAAGGATATTGCTTCAACACACATGAAGATGATCAGTAATAGAACTTTTCTTGTTCACTATGAAAAATTGACAATAAACTCTTTTTCATGATATATTACAGATGTAGCACTGGATATAATTCAAAAGCACCCTGAAATGGCTTTTGCTCGAGATAGAAATGGAGAGACAGCACTACATGTATTGGCTCGAAAGCCTTCAGCATGTTATAGTGGAAGTCAGCTGGGATCTTTGAAACGATGGATAACTTCGTGTAAGTAAACTCATGATATTTTTCAGACCATTCTCTGTTttgcctttctctctcaatatGAAAATATTGGTATGTTTGTTAAAATAGTTTCACCAAGTCAGCTAAGGGAAGCTTCAAGGCTTTCATGCCATTAGGAGTGCAGAATGCTATCAAAATtggaaaaacaaagagaatgaaaaaaacaagaagaaaatgcCAAGTAGAGGATCTAGGTAGAAAATTAAAGCCTGAAAGTCTTTCTAACAGAACTCCTCTTGATGATTGCAGATGTGGCTATGGATATAGTTGAACAACACCCTGAAATGATTTCTGTTCAAGATGAAATTGTGGAGACTACACTCCAAATAGTGGAGCCTTCGGCATGTTATAGTGGAAATCAGCTGGGACTTTGGAAACGATTGATATTATCTGGTATGTAAATGATGTTGGGTTCATGCACTATTCTGAACTTTTGTTTAAAAATTAAATACTTggttttcattttgttgtttcatTCAGTCCCCAATATCCAGGTCTCATacgacaaaaagttgaatcataTGCAAGCAACTGAACTTGTGAAGCTGCTTTGGAAAAAAGTTTTGACACTAGGGAGTGATTTGGGGATAAATGATTTGATCAATGTACCCTCTCGCTTATTGTTTACTGCTGCTGAATTGGGGAATATAGAGTTTCTCATTATACTTATTAGATCGTACCCCAGTCTCATTTGGCAAGTTGATGAACAAAACCGAAGCATATTTCATGCTGCATTGATTCATCGACaggaaaaagttttcaatcTCATTTATGAATTAGGCGGTCTGAAAGACTTAATTGCCTCTTATAAAGATGTAAACAACAATAACATGCTTCATTTGGCTGCACGAGCATCTCCAAATCGACTAAGTTTTGATACAGGGGCAGCATTGAAACTGCGAAGAGAGTTGACTTGGTTTAAGGTAAGATTTCTCCCCAAGTCACTTTTTGCTCATAGTTTTCGACTTTTCGTAAGCTGTAATGTGAAAGTTTTAAGCCATAATTGGAAGGTTAGTGACAAATTTGATGCTCTGCCACTAGTAACTCTTTTTACATTTGGTCTCAATTATCAACTACTTCTTTTATTGCAACTTAGGAGGTGGAGAAGATTGTCCAGCCATTATACAAAGAAATGAGGAACTCAGATGGAGAAACACCTCAACTTCTTTTCACCAAGGAACACAAGGAACTACTACGACAAGGAGAAGAGTGGATGAAGGGCACTGCATCATCATGCATGGTTGTGGCAACTCTTATTGCCACTGTAATGTTTTCTGTCTTCTCCACTGTCCCCGGTGGCAACAACAATAACACAGGCATTCCCATATTCCTTAAATCAAGGGCCTTCAAGGTTTTTGTCATATCAGATTCAATATCCCTCATCTCTTCGACCACTTCAATCTTGAGTTTTCTGTCCATTCTTACATCACGCTACACTGAAGGAGATTTTCTCAATTCATTACCGTATAGATTGATCGTGGGGCTTGCTACCTTATTTATCTCTATGGCTACAATGATGATGACATTTGTTGCCACACTTCTTATGGTTCTTGGCCCTGGATTTCATGAGATAAAATTTCCAGTTGCTTTGGTTGCTGCAGTTCCAGTTGGTTTCTACGCGTTACTACAGTTTCCTCTTCTATCTGATATGATCTGTCATGCTTATATCTCAAGAGTTTCTTTTCGTCCATGCAACCACCTCTTGCACTAGATATACACCGAAAGTACTTTTTTACTCGATGTGTTTGTGTAAAATATAATTGTCACGACTAAAGATAAATGTAAGCGTATGTATGTATGGCACTAACATTGGgaattttaaatttttcatcaaaattctctccatttacTATCTCTGTTCTGAAAAACTGCAGATATCATGGTgactttgatttgaatttgCCAAATGTGGCTTTGGCAACAGTAAGATTGCTTACAGGGTTAGAACCATGGGTATGTAATACTCTGGCATTGACGTAGCATTTAATTATGAGGCTAAGAATGTGCTATTCACTCCGGCTCTATATATGTGCAACTCAGATGCACTTGTTATGCTAATCTCAGTGTGTGCAGGTGCAAACAGAACATCTCCTTGGATGATTGCATGATCTCCATTACTCGTACATATGGTTCCCTTCCCAAAAGTGACCACAAAAATGGAAGGACCAGGTACTGCAGGAAACTCTGTTGATTCTCCGTGGGGAAGATGGATCCGATCAACCTCAAATTCTTCAAAAGGCGGTATGTACCTTGTTACATGAGGATTCACAGCAACTCCTCGCAAGATTTCAGGGAAACCCTGCTTATATGTGAGCATAGAACAAAGGGTTTTGATATCTCGATGCTTGGGAGTAAGGCCAGCCCTAACTACGTTGTCTGAGGTTGCCATGCACTCGATGCAATCCCCAGATATATAGGCATGGGGTTCATTTGCTCCAAGGCATAATGCTTCTCCAGGATTAAGCTTCACATGGTTAAGAAAGAATGCAGCTATCACACCCACATCGTTCGGATATTGCTTTTCCAATTGCAACACTAGCTGCTCCTTTTCTGTCAGCTGCCTCACCTGATCGATCAAAGAAAGGTAGATATTGAAGAATACATAAGACTGCAGTTACCAATAAATGAATCTTCAGATTGTTACCTGGCTTTCCGTCTGTAAACGACTCTTCAATTTAGTTGTTACTGTGGTTATAATTTCCTTGTTAGTTGACATGAGTTGGGCAAAAATCAAACGTATAACAGACTTGACTTTATCCTCCCCATCTTCTTTGGTCGTGCGGAGCAATTGGTTTTCGACCTCACTACCAACCAGTTCTACAATCTCAGGGACATTACCAATCACCTTCTTAAGCTCCTCAAGAGTGATAAAACCACAAAGAGCCTGAAAATGTGTCAAGGCCAGCGCCATCTCAGGCTTATAATTATCATCCTTGTAAATATCTGGCATAGACTTGTGCAAAGCCTTGGCCAATTCCTTATCTGGGTGTGCCTGTATTGACAATGCCTTTGCCACGGATTGCACCTAAACACACACAACCATATATTTCATCATTATTTCAATGGATCGGATCTCGCTGCAAAATTAAAGACAATTAAATTTTTCAAGGCAATAGGAAAATGTACCTTAAACAAGAAAGGCAGATCAGAGGAGCCCCATTTTTGGACAACCTTGTGACCGAGCATGTCATTAGGGTTGTTAGAAACCCAGTCTCTGAGAGACGGAGATGACCCAGTAGTGgtgctattattattattattcagaTCCTGATCAATCAAAAAGGAGGGTCCAGAGTCATGTGTTCCCATCCACATTTCAGCGTAAGGCTTTTCTAGGTCGATTTCAGAATGAGAATTGGAGGCACACAACCTGCCCACCACAGAGTCTCGGCCTTTCTTACCCCAGTCGTAGTTCATGACAGAGCATCTTAGCCTCTGAAccctcctctgcctctgctTTGGTTGTTGCATCTCCATGAATGAATTTGGCTGTGATTCATTAGTCCATGAATTAGGAATAGCCAGCGAGAAACTGAACCAACTAATGTGAGATTAGCCAGATATGAGATGCGTATATGATGCTTGTGGAAATGGTCGTGTCATATATCATGCGGTCTTTTCAAAGCGTTTGAAAGGGGAACATGAGAGAGTAAAGTTACTTGCTTTTGACGTCTGTGTTATCCAAATTTCTACATAATTtggtaaaagaaagaaaaaagaaaaagaaaagaagacacaTAGTTTTCGTGAAAGACTAAgcggtatttttttttttaattaatggtAACTCCATTGATAAAACTCATGTCACTCATCGCCTCACAATGGATAGAATAAGGTTTCATAGTAAAAATCATAGTGATATATAGGATAAACCAACTATATTCgaacttatcgctcacttatttaaagtgAGCTTATAACTATGACAAAtacatagtttataggcaagtacGTAAACTAACTACTCATTAGCGCTCACTAAAAACTAACGATCATATGGTTCTAACAGTAAGGActtattagaaaaaaaattactaaataAAGGCCCAAAACTCAAAGAAAGCTAAGCCCTAGGCCCAACAAGCAAGGCCCAGTTTCACTCTAAATTCACAATCTACAATCTGCGTACCCACGAGCTCTAGCCACTACGACTCGCCGCAGTAGTACCACCTGTCGTAGCCCTACCTCCACAACCCGTTGCCCTTGTCGCATCGAACCGCCGCCGCCTCCATTTCGCTTCAAGAGCCACCACTGTTGCCTGCCCAATGACGAAAGAAAAAACGACATGCAAAACAGGTAGTCCACAACCAAAATAGGTGGGAATCCACCGCTTCCAAACCGCCTCACTTGCTCGAGCTTGAGCCCAGTCCGTCGTTGCCTCACCATTCCTACAAGATGCACCCAGAAAGACTAAGCGGTCTTAACTCTTAGGTTGGTAAGAAAAACATGCCAAATAAATGAATAACATGGGAATTAAAGGGGGTGTATTATATTTAGATTTGTGCatactttttttaaatgacagaatttttgaaaagtccacagactctttaaaaagttgatagattgctattgatttcttaaaaccattgattttagcaacataaTTTTAATTAATTCATGAAAATTATCTATTTTATTATAAATGACTTCTATAGACTTCCTAGCacttataaaaacaaaaaacaaaaccaatgcaGCCCAAACGCAAAATAAGATAATAACTCGTTCTCTCTCCCATTGTCAAGTATCTTCTagtagaaattgactcaaatgattatgaatgattattactTTGTTTAactagtttgttctcattcctaatcttcCAATCAACATAAAGATACAATATcaatcacttgatgtttattgttaattattctcatcaattttgtttttgccTAATAACATATATCATAAGAATTTTGgccaatgtcttgatctataatctatcaattgaaattcaattgttaaAGCTttctttgaaccataatataagaCAAAATCCAGTATTTTATAGCAATAATATTCAAGGTTTTAggggtagaccacaatatttgggatttagggtttcataattttttttgtttctattagggtttcaagtatcacaattgaaaaacaaaatcacattcaacaactacaatgaacatattggatatcataaaagattagagaaaagataaaaaaaaaaactaagaaaaaaTGTCAAGCCAGTAGTGACAATGGAGAAGTTGGCACTAGTTGTGCTAGTGGAATGACCTAGTCAACCCGAATCGTTTTGTGGTTCAGAGAGATGAGGACCAACCTAATTCAGAGAGAAAGACttttatagatttttttttttttttgggaaaaatgaaactttgatatatttttttcaaatttttggtCTGGTGgctagaaaattattggagtttggtaaatatagttaacactataaaatccataattatccatgattttctaattctataagtatgaatgatattttgttcCTATTGAATACTCCTCGATTTTGGTGGAATCCATGAAGTCTTTAACAATCCTAATtgagggggtgtattgtatatgaaattactggaacttttaaagaaatctatgaaatttaaaaatttgggcgtattcaatatagacttttagcaATCCATAAAAATCTTAGGGTATTCAATTAGAATTTCTAGTCGTTTCTAGTCGTAGGGTACTAGAGATGCTCCTTCAAGCAATCTAATTTAGATacaaattttctatttttgtggaagtcgtatccaaggtggttcaaggctcaaggaccatatattcacattttttttgttactgtGCCAGTGCAAGGGTCACATTAACTCAATTAGAGAGGGTTAGAGTCGGTTCAAGGGTCAGTAACTAACTCTAATCAGCGTAGAGATAAGAAATTTGCTTAGTATCAAGCGCGCTCATGCGGAGTTTAAAGTAGTTTTTAATTTGCGTGAGGCTAATATAGTGGCTCATAACCTAGCAAGTAAAGCATGTAAATGTAATAGTGTTAGCCAAAATTGGTTTGGTTCGGGACTTTGTAAGGAATGTCATTATCAAGAattagcttaattatataaAGTTTTTGATAAAAATATTTCATCTaataatataaaagaaagaaaaggagtcttttaattttgatttcttTCTGTAGTTGAGTACCAGCGCACCGCCGCAGCAGCCTCTTCTTCATTCTCCATCTCGCTCGCTCTGATGGACTCTCTGCTAGCAAACTACGCCTCTTCcgacgaagaagaagatcaaaaaccccaccaccaccaccaactaCAACCACCTccaaacccttcttcttcttcttcttcttctcttttctcttctctacccaaacccaaacccgaaCCCGAACCTTCATCCTTCTTTAATTCCCTTCCTCCTCCGAAACAAACCCATTCAAATCCTCCCCACCAAGAAGACCAAGACTCAAAACCCACCTCAAGATCTTCTCTTTTCTCCTCTctacccaaacccaaaccctccTCTCTCTTCCAATCCCTTCCCAAACCAAAACTTGaaccacaagaagaagaagaagaagacataaAACCCCCTTCTTCTgttttctcttctcttcctccCCCCAAATCCCAAATCCCTAACAAACCCATCTCCAATTCCTCATCTTCTCCTGCCCAAATCCCCAAAAGGGTCGTCCAATTCAAGCCTCCCATCAACCCCTATTTCGCAAACTCTTCCCATCTcgaagacgacgacgacgatgaggaagaagaagagaggcgGCGGCGAAAAGCCTCGGAGGCCTCGTCGGCGCAACCTTTGTCCGTGACGTCCTTCTTATCAGCTATTCCGGCGCCCAGGAACTCGGGTGTGAATTCCGGTTTAGGTTCCGGTGTAGGTTCCGGTAGGAGAGCCACCGTTGAAACTGAGTCGTGTGGTTCTAAAGTGGAGAGCGATGTGGGTTTGGATCGAAATGAAAATGTAGCAAGTTATGATGATCCCCAATCAAATTTTGATCCAAATGCAGAAGGTTATGGTGGGTATGAGAGTTACCAATATGGTGTTGACCAAAATGTGGATTCTGGGGTTAGTGGCGGTGATGGTTCGAGCTATGGTAGTTACAGTGGTTATGGTGGGTATAATGGTTATGCTGGAAATCATGGGAACGAATGGGCTGATGGGTCGGGGACTGCGGCGGCAATGGGTGTGTCAGGTGATACTGGGGTTAAAGTGAgtgggaagaggaggaggaatgaTGTCCCAACTGAAATACTTGAGGTTAAGCAGGATGAGTTGATGAAGAATCGGCCGAGGGAGGACCAAGCCAAGGTGACCGGGATAGCTTTTGGGCCTTCTTACCAGGTATGTATCATCTATCATCCTCTGCTAAATGATTTTTATCAATTAAAGCCATGATAAATCTTCCTCTGCATTTGAGATATATCATCTATTTAGTTTTGTGTTAGTTATTAATTTGTAGGATTTGATATCTTTAGAAAGTGAATTGCATTCTTTGCAATTTAAGTTGATGATAAGAGACTTCTACTTTCTTTTTGCTTGTTTATAAGTTGCATTTTATGTGCTATTCTCTTGTGGACATCAAACTCTTTATGCATTATTCCAGAACCAGTAGGAAAATATAACCCGGTAACTTAATGACCTGTGCATCTATTTAGGCAAATGCAATACAAACATTAAGTCAGTAGCTGCACAAATTGTCACAAGGTCAATGAAATGGGATAGGGCAAGGAGAGGTTCTGCCTTGTGGACAATTACTGTTGGGAACCTTGAGTCTGTTGAAATAAGGTGATAAATGAAAGGTACTAGcaatatataatataaaaaCAGTGTAGTAGTCTTCTTTACGGTTATTTTAGTTGTTTATGTAAATACAGTTGAAATTGTGTGTTAATATACTGGACATTGAACACTACACTGGGAAGTGCTCCTCTATGCTTCTATGTATGGTGCTGCTTAGTATAGTATTGGGCATCAGGTAGGACTTAGGATCAAGGATTCAGTTGGTGAGCTTATATCTGGACCCTGGTATGAAGAGGGATGACAAAGgatcatgacatttaaaattttATAAGGAAATTTTGAAGGGAAAAGAATCTATAAAGATGATCTGTAATTTGTAATAGTGACTTCTTCTGGGGCAAGACAACAAGGTTAATTTTCGATGAGAGTGTGTGACCATATGGGATGAAAACAGGGTTTGTTCCATGATACTGGAGTGTTTCCTTGGAATGCAGTGAAGGCAGTCTTTGGGTAATCAATTTGCTCTGTAGAGATATTCCAGATTAGGGGTGCATTGTTTTCTAGATTAAGTCCATTTGTGATGCATTGTTCTCCTGGTGCATGGTTCTGTAGAGGCTTAGTGTCTATAGGCGGCCATCGCAGGAATTGAGTCCATATGTGACGTGGGTTTTTTCTGTTTGTCTTATTTGATTATGACATGGTTTTCAGTACAAGTCAACTTGTTGGAATTTAGCAAGTACACCTTTTCCTAACTAGATTAACTTTGAATAATCTGATAAACATAATAAACAACACTATCCCCTAAAGCGAGGATGACTTATAAGTTTGTGTTTTAGTTAGATTGAACTTTTTAATTCGTGCTGCCCATAGATTGGCAGCTTGTTCATTAATTACATCTGAAATGATAGATGAAACTATCTGATAGTTCATCTTGTACAATTGTACATTGAAGTATCACATAGTTCATAGTTCACTGCACCTTATTCATCTTGTACATGGAACTATCACATAGTAATGCTAATTTTAGAGAGAATCAGAATCATTCAACTGTTAGATCGCTGTACTTATAAAACTTTCATTCAGCAAGAAAAGGAACTCTGACTCATGGTCCTATCTATTGTGTTTCATTATGTTTTGTAGCAActtatttctattttagctaatgCATTGAcacttttatttgtttcttttctatTAAGCCTGTTTCGACGAAGGGGAAACCGACAAAGCTGCATAAGAGGAAGCATCAGATTGGTTCTCTGTACTTTGATATGAAGCAGAAGGAGATGGAACTTCAGGAGCGGCGTTCAAGAGGCTTCCTTACAAAAGCTGAAACACAAGCCAAGTATGGATGGTGATCCTGGGAAATATCATATTCTCAAAAAGGATTCTGCGaccaattttttatattttgtattctGAAACTGTATTTTTGAAAAAGTGAGATAGAAGATAGGAActtttctcttcatttctgtttCTTCAAGTAATTACGCTTGTATCATTGGCATTtcagaaagaaaatttaaatgTTTATATGGCAATGTGGATTCTTTCTCTAGCTAGTAGTGATATGCAAAGTGCTTTTCAAAAGTACTCCTGCTTCCTATGAAGAGACTGAGATTCACATATCTGTAATCAAGTGAGTAGTATCCGAATAATCATGTGTATTTACAGAGGAATGGTGCT belongs to Rosa chinensis cultivar Old Blush chromosome 4, RchiOBHm-V2, whole genome shotgun sequence and includes:
- the LOC112197551 gene encoding mannose-6-phosphate isomerase 1 — encoded protein: MEMQQPKQRQRRVQRLRCSVMNYDWGKKGRDSVVGRLCASNSHSEIDLEKPYAEMWMGTHDSGPSFLIDQDLNNNNNSTTTGSSPSLRDWVSNNPNDMLGHKVVQKWGSSDLPFLFKVQSVAKALSIQAHPDKELAKALHKSMPDIYKDDNYKPEMALALTHFQALCGFITLEELKKVIGNVPEIVELVGSEVENQLLRTTKEDGEDKVKSVIRLIFAQLMSTNKEIITTVTTKLKSRLQTESQVRQLTEKEQLVLQLEKQYPNDVGVIAAFFLNHVKLNPGEALCLGANEPHAYISGDCIECMATSDNVVRAGLTPKHRDIKTLCSMLTYKQGFPEILRGVAVNPHVTRYIPPFEEFEVDRIHLPHGESTEFPAVPGPSIFVVTFGKGTICTSNGDHAIIQGDVLFAPAHTEISITSASELHIYRAGVNSTFLAS
- the LOC112198234 gene encoding proline-rich receptor-like protein kinase PERK13 — protein: MDSLLANYASSDEEEDQKPHHHHQLQPPPNPSSSSSSSLFSSLPKPKPEPEPSSFFNSLPPPKQTHSNPPHQEDQDSKPTSRSSLFSSLPKPKPSSLFQSLPKPKLEPQEEEEEDIKPPSSVFSSLPPPKSQIPNKPISNSSSSPAQIPKRVVQFKPPINPYFANSSHLEDDDDDEEEEERRRRKASEASSAQPLSVTSFLSAIPAPRNSGVNSGLGSGVGSGRRATVETESCGSKVESDVGLDRNENVASYDDPQSNFDPNAEGYGGYESYQYGVDQNVDSGVSGGDGSSYGSYSGYGGYNGYAGNHGNEWADGSGTAAAMGVSGDTGVKVSGKRRRNDVPTEILEVKQDELMKNRPREDQAKVTGIAFGPSYQPVSTKGKPTKLHKRKHQIGSLYFDMKQKEMELQERRSRGFLTKAETQAKYGW